In Leisingera sp. NJS204, the following are encoded in one genomic region:
- the rimO gene encoding 30S ribosomal protein S12 methylthiotransferase RimO, translating to MTSTPSSNPPSLRPDLAPRPQFGDAPRPDQPTLGMVSLGCPKALVDSERILTRLRAEGYGISPDYAGADAVIVNTCGFLDSAKAESLEAIGEALKENGKVIVTGCLGAEPDYIREHHPRIHAVTGPHQYEQVLDAVHSAVPPSPNPYVDLLPAAGVKLTPRHFSYLKISEGCNHKCKFCIIPDMRGKLASRPVHAVLREAEKLVGAGVRELLVISQDTSAYGLDRKYSTHPWKGEEVRSHILDLSRELGRLAPADELWVRLHYVYPYPFVRDLIPLMADPDNALLPYLDIPFQHAHPDVLRRMARPAAAAKTLDEITAWRAACPDITLRSTFIVGFPGETEAEFQHLLDWMDEAQLDRVGCFKYENVDGARSNDLADHVPEEVKQERWERFMEKAQAISEAKLEAKVGQTMQVIVDDIDEDGIATCRTKSDAPEIDGNLFIDEGTDGLQAGDLVTVEVDEAGEYDLWGRVNVGKNTPTKNKHC from the coding sequence ATGACCAGTACCCCGTCCAGCAACCCGCCCAGCCTCCGCCCCGACCTTGCCCCCCGCCCGCAGTTCGGTGATGCGCCGCGCCCGGACCAGCCGACCCTCGGCATGGTGTCGCTCGGCTGCCCCAAGGCGCTGGTGGACAGCGAGCGCATCCTGACCCGGCTGCGCGCCGAAGGCTATGGCATCTCGCCCGACTACGCCGGCGCCGACGCGGTCATCGTCAACACTTGCGGCTTCCTGGACAGCGCCAAGGCGGAAAGCCTTGAGGCCATCGGCGAAGCGCTTAAGGAAAACGGCAAAGTCATCGTCACCGGCTGCCTGGGCGCCGAGCCGGACTATATCCGCGAGCACCACCCGCGCATTCACGCGGTCACCGGCCCGCATCAGTACGAACAGGTGCTGGACGCGGTGCATTCCGCAGTGCCGCCCTCCCCGAACCCTTACGTGGACCTGCTGCCCGCGGCCGGCGTTAAACTGACCCCGCGACACTTCAGCTATCTGAAGATTTCCGAGGGCTGCAACCACAAGTGCAAGTTTTGCATCATCCCCGACATGCGCGGCAAGCTGGCCTCGCGCCCCGTCCACGCGGTGCTGCGCGAGGCGGAAAAGCTGGTCGGGGCCGGGGTGCGCGAATTGCTGGTGATCAGCCAGGACACCTCCGCCTACGGGCTGGACCGCAAATACTCCACCCATCCGTGGAAGGGCGAAGAGGTGCGCAGCCATATCCTTGACCTCAGCCGCGAGCTGGGCAGGCTGGCCCCGGCGGATGAGCTGTGGGTGCGGCTGCATTATGTCTACCCCTACCCCTTTGTGCGCGACCTGATCCCGCTGATGGCGGACCCGGACAACGCGCTGCTGCCCTATCTGGACATCCCCTTCCAGCACGCCCACCCGGACGTGCTGCGCCGCATGGCCCGCCCGGCGGCGGCGGCCAAGACGCTGGACGAGATCACCGCCTGGCGCGCGGCCTGCCCGGATATCACCCTGCGCTCCACTTTCATCGTCGGCTTCCCCGGCGAGACCGAAGCCGAGTTCCAGCACCTGCTCGACTGGATGGACGAGGCGCAGCTGGACCGGGTCGGGTGCTTCAAATACGAAAACGTCGATGGCGCGCGGTCGAACGATTTGGCCGATCACGTGCCGGAAGAGGTGAAGCAGGAGCGCTGGGAACGCTTCATGGAGAAGGCGCAGGCGATCTCCGAGGCGAAACTTGAGGCGAAAGTCGGCCAGACGATGCAGGTCATTGTCGATGACATCGACGAAGACGGCATCGCCACCTGCCGCACCAAATCGGATGCGCCGGAGATCGACGGCAACCTGTTCATTGATGAGGGAACGGACGGGTTGCAGGCGGGTGATCTGGTGACGGTCGAGGTGGACGAGGCCGGGGAGTATGACTTGTGGGGGAGGGTAAACGTCGGCAAAAATACACCGACTAAGAACAAACATTGCTAA
- a CDS encoding AsmA family protein, with amino-acid sequence MKLIIRVVTALVLTVVVLAGLVLLLPGEKIARLAADQLETQTGRKLAFGGKVRFTFWPTLGVKADAVTLSNADWAGPEPMLRAERLTIGVAAAELLQGDVRVTEISAILPHLNLATNEDGIGNWVFGSGAPASGGTAASSSGALPLRIEAVDLTGASLRYAAYGEAPVEMNNIDLSLLWPEPDGTVNAKATLRPAGEPVEVDAEIGTFAAFLAGEVSSIGATVTAPGGKGRFDGHADINGEASGRLTFGADNALQTGVALGLVLPDALAQKTVFGADVTYTADRRLSMRDLAVELGSNKLTGAADAEFNKRPEFTAQLRGGALDFSALAGGTGSSGSGGAAAAGWPKDAIDASALGLADAVVDLSFDSLNTGGVILGASTLNLTVERSRAVVNFLPASMFGGQVRGQVVANNRNGLSVGGKLSFNGIRLERALGETAGYSRLNGEALGELEFLGAGNSVGAIMRSLSGKGWLEAGKGFFTGFDLEQLMRSGGNGGSTVFDQMTASYTIDGGNLRNQDLLVLLKGFRAEGKGRIGLGARDLDYLFIPQLVRAGRDQVLTIPVRITGPWENPDIRPDLSQALQPKIDEIEQEAKDRVRQKLSEELNTEIAPEQDLNDVLKQRIEQEARDQLLKLLGGD; translated from the coding sequence ATGAAGCTGATAATCCGGGTTGTGACCGCGCTGGTGCTGACGGTGGTTGTACTGGCGGGGCTGGTGCTGTTGCTGCCGGGCGAGAAAATCGCGCGGCTGGCGGCCGATCAGCTGGAGACGCAGACGGGCCGCAAGCTGGCGTTCGGCGGCAAGGTGCGCTTCACCTTCTGGCCGACGCTGGGGGTCAAGGCGGACGCGGTGACGCTGTCCAATGCGGACTGGGCGGGTCCCGAGCCGATGCTGCGGGCCGAGCGTCTGACCATCGGCGTGGCGGCGGCAGAGCTGTTGCAGGGCGATGTGCGGGTCACGGAAATCTCGGCGATCCTGCCGCATCTGAACCTGGCCACCAACGAAGACGGCATCGGCAACTGGGTCTTTGGCAGCGGCGCGCCAGCCTCTGGCGGCACGGCCGCAAGCAGCAGCGGTGCGCTGCCGCTCAGGATCGAAGCGGTCGATCTGACCGGGGCCTCGCTGCGCTACGCCGCATATGGCGAAGCGCCGGTGGAGATGAACAATATCGACCTTAGCCTGCTGTGGCCTGAACCCGATGGCACCGTGAACGCCAAGGCGACCCTGCGCCCGGCGGGAGAGCCGGTGGAGGTGGATGCCGAGATCGGCACCTTTGCAGCGTTTCTGGCCGGTGAGGTGTCCTCGATCGGGGCAACGGTGACGGCACCGGGCGGCAAGGGTCGGTTTGACGGCCATGCCGATATCAACGGCGAGGCCAGCGGGCGGTTGACCTTTGGCGCTGATAATGCGTTGCAAACGGGTGTCGCGCTGGGGCTGGTCCTGCCGGATGCTTTGGCGCAAAAGACCGTGTTCGGCGCTGATGTGACCTATACCGCCGACAGGCGGCTGTCGATGCGCGATCTGGCGGTTGAGCTGGGCAGCAACAAGCTGACCGGCGCCGCGGATGCAGAATTCAACAAGCGGCCGGAGTTTACTGCGCAACTGCGCGGCGGCGCGCTGGATTTCTCTGCGTTGGCTGGCGGGACGGGCAGCTCTGGCAGCGGCGGGGCTGCCGCGGCAGGCTGGCCCAAGGACGCGATTGATGCCTCGGCGCTGGGGCTGGCTGATGCGGTCGTTGACCTGTCCTTTGACAGCTTGAACACCGGCGGTGTGATCCTGGGAGCCAGCACGCTGAACCTGACGGTCGAGCGCAGCCGCGCGGTGGTAAACTTCCTGCCGGCCTCCATGTTCGGCGGCCAGGTGCGGGGGCAGGTGGTTGCCAACAACCGCAATGGCCTGTCGGTGGGCGGCAAGCTCTCGTTCAACGGCATCAGGCTGGAGCGGGCCCTGGGCGAAACCGCGGGCTACAGCCGGCTGAACGGCGAGGCGCTGGGGGAGCTGGAATTCCTGGGGGCCGGAAACTCAGTAGGTGCAATCATGCGCTCGCTCAGCGGCAAGGGCTGGCTGGAAGCGGGCAAAGGCTTCTTTACCGGTTTCGATCTGGAGCAGCTGATGCGCTCGGGCGGTAATGGCGGCAGCACAGTGTTTGATCAGATGACAGCCAGTTACACAATTGACGGCGGCAACCTGCGCAACCAGGATCTTCTGGTTCTGCTCAAGGGGTTCCGCGCCGAAGGCAAGGGCCGGATCGGGCTGGGCGCGCGGGATCTGGATTACCTGTTTATTCCCCAACTGGTGCGGGCAGGCAGAGATCAGGTGCTGACCATTCCGGTGCGGATCACCGGCCCTTGGGAAAACCCGGACATCCGCCCGGACCTGAGCCAGGCGCTGCAGCCGAAAATCGACGAGATCGAACAGGAAGCCAAGGACCGGGTGCGTCAGAAGCTGAGCGAAGAGCTGAACACAGAGATTGCGCCGGAGCAGGACCTGAACGACGTGCTGAAACAGCGCATCGAACAGGAAGCGCGGGACCAGTTGCTGAAACTCCTGGGCGGCGACTGA
- a CDS encoding IS110 family transposase, protein MKSEDQQAILTLHRTRDLAVRQRTQLANMIRSLLREFGHVLRSGIEAVTAFAKRRLEEERPSMPDLASGILGTVCYQFLGVHERVESYSKMIEKHALLDAGARRLKRMPGIGPVTASAIVATIGDAKQFRTGRDLAAWLGLTPLNKSSGGKEKPGKITKKGNRYIRKLLITGMTSRALMGRKHPERIDIWSARILAGKPFRLPTVAMVNKSARIIWAILTKQQEYRQPAV, encoded by the coding sequence CTGAAATCCGAAGATCAGCAGGCAATCCTGACGCTGCACCGCACCCGGGACCTCGCGGTCCGGCAGCGCACGCAGCTGGCGAATATGATCCGCAGCCTTCTGCGCGAATTCGGCCATGTGCTGCGGAGCGGGATCGAGGCTGTGACCGCCTTTGCCAAACGCCGCCTTGAAGAGGAGCGGCCCAGCATGCCCGATCTGGCAAGCGGCATTCTCGGCACGGTCTGCTACCAGTTTCTTGGAGTTCACGAGCGCGTTGAAAGCTATTCAAAGATGATCGAAAAGCATGCGTTGCTGGACGCCGGTGCCCGACGTCTGAAGCGCATGCCGGGCATCGGCCCGGTCACTGCCTCCGCCATCGTGGCGACCATCGGCGATGCCAAGCAATTCCGGACCGGCCGCGATCTCGCAGCCTGGCTGGGCCTGACCCCGCTCAACAAGTCCAGCGGCGGAAAAGAGAAGCCCGGCAAGATCACCAAGAAGGGCAACAGATACATCCGGAAGCTCCTGATCACCGGCATGACGTCCCGCGCGCTGATGGGCAGGAAGCACCCGGAGCGCATCGATATCTGGAGCGCCAGGATCCTTGCCGGGAAACCGTTCCGGCTGCCGACGGTCGCGATGGTTAATAAAAGCGCCCGGATCATCTGGGCGATACTGACGAAACAACAGGAATACCGGCAGCCGGCCGTCTGA
- a CDS encoding phosphomannomutase/phosphoglucomutase, which translates to MTKPQSEVTPNTWSFLRDAMIMPTGFREYDARWKYPEEINLPGMTALGLGLGTQMRKRGIEPVIAVGNDYRDYSLAIKNALMLGLMQAGIQVKDIGPAVSPMAYFAQFHLDVPAVAMVTASHNPNGWTGVKMGFDRPLTHGPDEMGELRDIVLNGEGQPAPGGSYEFVDGVKEAYLDDLAGDFKMSRPLKIVCATGNGTASAFAPELFKRIGVEVVESHNELDYTFPHYNPNPEAMEMLHDMSASVKASGADLALGFDGDGDRCGVVDDEGEEIFADKVGVIMARDLSKIYPNSTFVADVKSTGLFASDPELQKNGVTADYWKTGHSHMKRRVKEIGALAGFEKSGHYFLAEPIGRGYDCGMRVAVEVCKMLDRNPDQSMSDLRKALPKTWSTPTMSPYCADTEKYGVLERLVQKLVAKHEAGETLAGRAIKEVVTVNGARVILDNGSWGLVRASSNTPNLVVVCESSESEDEMRAIFADIDAVIRTEPLVGDYDQTI; encoded by the coding sequence ATGACAAAACCCCAGTCCGAGGTGACCCCGAACACCTGGAGCTTTCTGCGCGATGCGATGATCATGCCCACGGGTTTCCGCGAATACGACGCACGCTGGAAGTATCCCGAGGAGATCAACCTGCCCGGCATGACCGCCCTGGGCCTGGGGCTGGGCACCCAGATGCGCAAGCGCGGGATCGAGCCGGTGATTGCGGTCGGCAACGATTACCGGGATTATTCGCTGGCGATCAAAAACGCCCTGATGCTTGGCCTGATGCAGGCGGGTATCCAAGTGAAGGACATTGGACCCGCCGTGTCGCCAATGGCCTATTTCGCGCAGTTCCATTTGGATGTGCCTGCCGTCGCCATGGTCACCGCTTCGCACAACCCGAACGGCTGGACCGGCGTCAAGATGGGCTTTGACCGCCCGCTGACCCACGGCCCCGATGAGATGGGCGAGCTGCGTGACATCGTGCTGAACGGTGAAGGCCAGCCCGCACCCGGCGGGTCATATGAGTTCGTGGACGGCGTGAAAGAGGCCTACCTTGACGATCTGGCGGGGGATTTCAAAATGTCCCGCCCGCTGAAGATTGTCTGCGCCACCGGCAATGGTACCGCCTCGGCCTTTGCGCCCGAGCTGTTCAAGCGCATCGGCGTCGAGGTGGTCGAGAGCCACAACGAGCTGGACTACACCTTCCCGCACTACAACCCGAACCCCGAAGCCATGGAGATGCTGCACGACATGTCAGCATCGGTGAAGGCCTCCGGCGCCGATCTGGCGCTTGGCTTTGACGGCGACGGCGACCGCTGCGGCGTGGTGGATGACGAGGGCGAGGAGATCTTTGCCGACAAGGTGGGCGTGATCATGGCTCGCGACCTTTCCAAGATCTATCCGAACTCCACCTTTGTGGCGGATGTGAAATCCACCGGATTGTTTGCCTCTGACCCCGAGCTGCAAAAGAACGGTGTGACGGCGGATTACTGGAAAACCGGCCACAGCCACATGAAGCGGCGGGTCAAGGAAATCGGCGCGCTGGCGGGCTTTGAGAAATCCGGCCACTACTTCCTGGCTGAACCCATCGGCCGCGGCTATGACTGCGGTATGCGGGTGGCGGTTGAAGTCTGCAAGATGCTGGATCGCAATCCGGATCAGTCGATGTCGGACCTGCGCAAGGCCCTGCCCAAGACCTGGTCCACCCCGACCATGTCGCCCTATTGCGCCGACACTGAAAAATACGGCGTTCTGGAGCGGCTGGTGCAAAAACTGGTGGCCAAGCATGAGGCGGGCGAAACCCTTGCCGGCCGGGCGATCAAAGAAGTTGTCACCGTGAACGGTGCGCGGGTGATCCTGGACAATGGCTCCTGGGGGCTGGTGCGCGCGTCGTCCAACACGCCGAACCTGGTGGTGGTCTGCGAAAGCTCCGAAAGCGAAGACGAGATGCGGGCGATTTTCGCGGATATCGACGCGGTGATCCGCACCGAGCCGTTGGTCGGCGATTACGACCAGACAATCTGA
- the kdsA gene encoding 3-deoxy-8-phosphooctulonate synthase, with product MKNIDIAGLTIGNDCPLTFIAGPCQLETADHARMIAGQLKEACDKAGAQFVFKASYDKANRTSLSGKRGLGLDEGLKVLDTIRREFGVPVLTDVHTEAQCAVAAEAVDILQIPAFLCRQTDMLLAAGNTGKAVNIKKGQFLAPWDMANVVAKVESTGNTNILLTERGTSFGYNTLVADMRSLPQMAQGGYPVVMDATHSVQQPGGKGGSTGGQREFAPLMARAAVSLGISAVFIETHEDPDTAPSDGPNMIYLDQMPQLIGSLMRFDALAKADPIRI from the coding sequence ATGAAAAACATCGATATCGCCGGCCTCACTATCGGCAATGATTGTCCGCTGACATTCATCGCCGGCCCCTGCCAGCTGGAAACCGCAGACCATGCCCGGATGATTGCCGGGCAGCTGAAAGAGGCCTGCGACAAGGCCGGCGCCCAGTTTGTGTTCAAAGCCTCCTATGACAAGGCCAACCGGACTTCGCTGTCCGGCAAGCGCGGCCTGGGGCTGGACGAAGGGCTGAAGGTCCTGGACACCATCCGCCGCGAATTCGGCGTGCCGGTGCTGACCGACGTGCACACCGAGGCGCAATGCGCCGTGGCGGCAGAGGCGGTTGATATCCTGCAAATACCCGCCTTTCTGTGCCGCCAGACCGACATGCTGCTGGCGGCCGGCAATACCGGCAAGGCGGTGAACATCAAAAAGGGCCAGTTCCTGGCGCCCTGGGACATGGCCAATGTGGTTGCCAAGGTGGAAAGCACCGGCAACACCAATATCCTGCTGACCGAACGCGGCACCTCCTTTGGCTACAACACCCTGGTCGCCGACATGCGGTCGCTGCCGCAGATGGCGCAGGGCGGCTACCCGGTGGTGATGGACGCCACCCATTCGGTACAGCAGCCCGGCGGCAAGGGCGGCTCCACCGGCGGCCAGCGCGAATTTGCACCGCTGATGGCACGTGCGGCTGTCTCTCTCGGTATTTCAGCGGTGTTCATCGAAACCCATGAGGACCCGGACACCGCGCCGTCCGACGGGCCGAACATGATCTACCTGGATCAGATGCCGCAGCTTATCGGCAGCCTGATGCGCTTTGATGCGCTGGCCAAGGCCGATCCCATCCGTATTTGA
- a CDS encoding capsule biosynthesis protein, whose translation MTTKPRAKKFRIRRSPAAAGASGAGDQPQAAGAAASQAAGHSQPRTAAAAARPAAPAAAQAAPANPGAAHPAETQTRAAPMSGMVSSARETQQETDINAIRHEGLTGRQLRLARRMAQKHNLAPTSDFEAVQMLRERGIDPFKRANMLELVVPQNKAQPAGTPPAPGSVQLPQTVPAGKTTLPSTELSPAERRTREIQEIQRDIARRRRRKLTLLAARLAFFVLLPTLAAGFYFYSVATPMYSSKSEFLVLKADSAGGGVGGLLSGTQFATSQDSIAVQSYLMSKEAMLRLDREAGFKAHFTQAWLDPIQRLESGPTNEEAYATYSRNVKIGYDPTEGVVRMEVSAADPEAAAEFSRKLISYAQEKVNNLSQQKRADQMSEAASALSDAEGQRRAAQEQLVLLQQKGSVLDPEGVVASLRQQISTFEIQLEEKRLELAALQDNARPNRAKVSGAEADIRRLEAVIASLNNRMVDASAGENSLANLRIQIQMAQADLATRDLMLQSALQQVETTRLEANRQVRYLTTAVEPVPSQEPSYPRKFENTVLAFLIFSGIYLMCSLTASILREQVSS comes from the coding sequence ATGACTACGAAACCGAGAGCTAAAAAGTTCCGCATCCGCCGCAGCCCCGCTGCAGCCGGAGCCAGCGGCGCCGGGGATCAGCCTCAGGCGGCCGGCGCAGCTGCAAGCCAGGCGGCCGGGCATTCCCAGCCGCGAACAGCTGCCGCCGCCGCCCGGCCCGCGGCGCCTGCAGCAGCCCAGGCAGCCCCGGCAAATCCGGGCGCAGCACATCCGGCTGAAACGCAGACCCGCGCCGCGCCGATGTCCGGCATGGTCAGCTCGGCCCGCGAGACCCAGCAGGAAACCGATATCAATGCGATCCGCCACGAAGGCCTGACCGGCCGCCAATTGCGCCTGGCCCGCCGGATGGCGCAGAAACACAATCTTGCCCCTACTTCGGATTTTGAAGCCGTGCAGATGCTGCGCGAACGCGGCATCGACCCGTTCAAGCGCGCCAATATGCTGGAACTGGTGGTGCCGCAAAACAAGGCGCAGCCCGCAGGCACCCCGCCTGCGCCCGGATCGGTCCAGCTGCCGCAGACAGTGCCCGCGGGCAAAACCACCCTGCCCTCGACCGAGCTGAGCCCGGCAGAGCGGCGCACCCGTGAAATCCAGGAAATTCAGCGCGACATCGCCCGCCGCCGCCGCCGCAAACTGACCTTGCTGGCAGCCCGGCTGGCCTTTTTCGTGCTGCTGCCGACGCTGGCCGCAGGGTTTTACTTCTATTCGGTGGCGACGCCGATGTATTCCTCCAAATCCGAATTCCTGGTGCTTAAGGCCGACAGCGCGGGCGGCGGTGTCGGCGGCTTGCTGTCGGGCACTCAATTCGCCACCAGCCAGGATTCGATTGCAGTGCAAAGCTACCTGATGTCCAAGGAGGCGATGCTCCGGCTGGACCGCGAGGCCGGCTTCAAGGCGCATTTCACCCAAGCCTGGCTGGACCCGATCCAGCGGCTGGAGAGCGGCCCGACAAACGAGGAAGCTTATGCCACCTACAGCCGCAACGTGAAGATCGGCTATGACCCGACCGAAGGCGTGGTGCGGATGGAAGTCTCTGCCGCCGATCCCGAAGCAGCGGCGGAATTTTCCCGCAAGCTGATTTCCTATGCGCAGGAGAAGGTGAACAACCTGTCGCAGCAAAAGCGCGCCGATCAGATGTCGGAAGCCGCATCCGCCCTGTCAGACGCCGAAGGGCAGCGCCGCGCCGCCCAGGAACAGCTTGTGCTGCTGCAGCAAAAAGGTTCGGTTCTGGACCCCGAAGGGGTGGTGGCCTCTCTGCGCCAGCAGATCAGCACCTTTGAAATCCAGCTGGAGGAAAAACGGCTGGAACTGGCCGCCCTTCAGGACAATGCCCGGCCCAACCGGGCAAAGGTGTCCGGCGCCGAGGCCGACATCCGGCGGCTCGAAGCGGTGATCGCAAGCCTCAACAACCGGATGGTCGACGCCTCGGCAGGCGAAAACTCGCTGGCCAATCTTCGGATCCAGATCCAGATGGCCCAGGCCGATCTTGCGACCCGCGATCTGATGCTGCAATCGGCCTTGCAGCAAGTGGAAACCACCCGTCTGGAGGCCAACCGCCAGGTCCGCTATCTGACCACCGCGGTGGAGCCTGTTCCCAGCCAGGAACCGTCTTATCCGCGCAAGTTCGAGAATACCGTTTTGGCTTTCCTGATCTTTTCCGGTATTTATCTGATGTGCTCGCTAACCGCGTCTATCCTGCGGGAACAGGTCTCATCATAA
- a CDS encoding ABC transporter ATP-binding protein encodes MLEFENVSKSFWTGTQRKVILDRVSFRVEPGKSLGVLAPNGTGKTTLINMMAGLEKPDEGEIRRNCKISFPLGFMGGVISRLSAMENCRYIAKLYGLDPDYVEAYCRWLCGLGEYFDQPIGTYSSGMRARFSFSLMLALDFDIYLIDEGMPSTTDVEFNRKAGEILQERLETTTIIIVSHQAKTLEKFARSAAVLLQGQLHIFDTLEEAKQLYDYETES; translated from the coding sequence ATGCTTGAGTTTGAAAACGTCAGCAAGTCCTTCTGGACAGGGACCCAGCGCAAGGTGATCCTTGACCGCGTGTCGTTCCGCGTCGAGCCGGGCAAATCGCTGGGCGTGCTGGCGCCGAACGGCACCGGCAAGACCACGCTGATCAACATGATGGCCGGCCTGGAAAAACCGGATGAGGGCGAGATCCGCCGCAACTGCAAGATTTCCTTTCCGCTGGGGTTCATGGGCGGGGTGATCAGCCGCCTGTCCGCAATGGAAAACTGCCGCTATATCGCCAAACTGTATGGCCTGGATCCCGACTATGTGGAGGCCTATTGCCGCTGGCTGTGCGGTCTGGGCGAATATTTCGACCAGCCGATCGGCACCTATTCTTCGGGGATGCGGGCACGGTTCAGCTTCTCGCTGATGCTGGCGCTGGACTTCGACATCTACTTGATTGATGAAGGCATGCCCAGCACCACGGATGTGGAGTTCAACCGCAAGGCCGGCGAAATCCTGCAGGAGCGGCTGGAGACAACCACAATCATCATCGTCTCCCACCAAGCCAAGACGCTGGAGAAATTTGCCCGTTCAGCTGCGGTCCTGCTGCAGGGCCAGTTGCACATTTTTGACACTTTGGAAGAAGCGAAACAGCTCTATGACTACGAAACCGAGAGCTAA
- a CDS encoding uracil-DNA glycosylase family protein, with protein MTVSKCGTMKAWQQLKAEIRGCRICADRFAATATAHEPRPVVWFRPSARILIAGQAPGARVHESGRPFTDPSGDRLRAWLGLTEAEFYDKDRVAVVPMGFCFPGYNGKKADLPPPAVCCKTWHAQVMEQLPDVRLKVLVGAHAQRYHLGVKGPLTPLVQGWRDHAPQVFPLPHPSWRNTGWLKKNPWFEAELLPVLQTRVKELMR; from the coding sequence ATGACTGTTTCCAAGTGCGGGACAATGAAGGCCTGGCAGCAATTGAAGGCAGAGATTCGGGGCTGCCGGATCTGTGCAGACCGCTTTGCCGCCACCGCCACTGCGCATGAGCCGCGCCCGGTTGTGTGGTTCCGCCCCTCAGCGCGGATCCTGATTGCCGGCCAGGCGCCGGGTGCGCGAGTGCATGAAAGCGGCCGCCCCTTTACCGATCCGTCCGGCGACCGGCTGCGGGCCTGGCTGGGCCTCACTGAGGCGGAGTTCTATGACAAGGACCGGGTGGCGGTGGTGCCGATGGGGTTCTGTTTTCCCGGCTACAACGGCAAAAAGGCGGATCTGCCGCCGCCTGCGGTGTGCTGCAAGACCTGGCATGCCCAAGTGATGGAGCAGCTGCCGGATGTCCGCCTCAAGGTGCTGGTCGGCGCGCATGCGCAGCGCTATCACCTGGGGGTGAAGGGGCCTTTGACACCGCTGGTTCAGGGCTGGAGGGATCATGCGCCGCAGGTCTTCCCCTTGCCGCACCCGTCTTGGCGTAATACCGGATGGCTGAAGAAAAACCCCTGGTTCGAAGCCGAGCTGCTGCCGGTGCTGCAGACCCGGGTGAAGGAGCTGATGCGATGA
- a CDS encoding SseB family protein: MTEETPLDLAHAAMEAASADDAARLRFYERLADSELFLMLTEEAAGGQISPELFETPEGAFVLVFDREERLAQFAGRAVPYAGLSGRVITQMLAGQGIGLGLNLEVAPSAILIPASAVGWLHQTLGHTPDEVEAGIAEFTPPTGMPEVLLTSLDAKLATAGGLAAAAYLAGVRYAGGGQGHLLGFVGAKEAAQPSLAKAAGEALTFSGIEAGAMDVAFFEAEDPVAASLARVGLRFDLPQPPEPDALQPEIPGSNPDKPPRLV, from the coding sequence ATGACAGAAGAAACCCCGCTGGATCTGGCCCATGCGGCGATGGAGGCGGCCTCGGCGGATGATGCCGCCCGGCTGCGGTTCTACGAGCGGCTGGCTGACAGCGAACTGTTCCTTATGCTGACAGAAGAAGCCGCCGGCGGGCAGATCTCGCCTGAGTTGTTTGAGACGCCTGAAGGCGCCTTTGTGCTGGTGTTCGACCGCGAAGAGCGCTTGGCGCAGTTTGCGGGCCGGGCGGTGCCTTATGCGGGGCTTTCCGGCCGCGTCATCACCCAGATGCTCGCCGGGCAGGGGATCGGGCTGGGCCTGAACCTGGAGGTGGCGCCCTCTGCCATTCTGATCCCGGCCAGTGCGGTCGGCTGGCTGCATCAGACCCTTGGCCACACCCCGGACGAGGTGGAAGCCGGCATTGCGGAGTTTACACCGCCAACCGGGATGCCGGAGGTGCTGCTGACGTCGCTGGACGCCAAGCTGGCTACTGCCGGCGGGTTGGCGGCAGCGGCCTATCTGGCGGGGGTGCGGTATGCCGGCGGCGGCCAGGGGCATCTGCTGGGGTTTGTCGGCGCCAAGGAGGCTGCACAACCGTCGCTGGCCAAGGCAGCGGGCGAAGCGCTGACCTTTTCCGGAATTGAGGCGGGAGCGATGGATGTGGCCTTTTTTGAGGCCGAGGATCCAGTTGCGGCCAGCCTGGCCCGGGTCGGGTTGCGGTTCGACCTGCCGCAGCCGCCGGAACCGGACGCCCTCCAGCCGGAGATCCCGGGCAGCAATCCGGACAAGCCGCCGCGGCTGGTGTAG